From a single Candidatus Methylomirabilota bacterium genomic region:
- a CDS encoding PEGA domain-containing protein — MSPDTLVRAEPVTPTLSREDPEPQILQRPTPRPRSRAAPAANRPPGYLSINSSPWAELSVDGHVVGNTPQVRIRVTPGRHRLLLVRKGFQTHSAWVTVAAGGTLRLTDITLESVAQ, encoded by the coding sequence ATGTCGCCGGATACGCTAGTCCGCGCCGAGCCTGTGACGCCCACGCTGAGTCGTGAGGACCCCGAGCCGCAGATCCTCCAGCGGCCAACCCCGCGCCCCCGGTCGCGGGCGGCGCCCGCGGCAAACCGTCCTCCCGGCTACCTGTCCATCAATTCGAGCCCGTGGGCCGAGCTATCGGTGGACGGGCACGTCGTGGGCAACACGCCGCAGGTCCGGATTCGCGTGACGCCGGGTCGGCATCGCCTGCTCCTGGTACGCAAGGGCTTCCAGACACACAGCGCGTGGGTCACCGTAGCCGCCGGCGGTACTCTGCGGCTGACGGACATCACGCTCGAGAGCGTAGCCCAATGA